The Deltaproteobacteria bacterium region GGAGGAGCGCATTCTCTTTCCCCCCGCTCAATCGATTCTGCCGCTATTCTTCCCGGCAAAACTGGTGGTGGATCTGCCGCTGTTCCAGAATGGCAGGAGTATTGGCGCGGTCCATTTGGAAAATAATTTGCAGCATGTCCGTGCCACTCTCTGGCGTTCCCAAAAGTTGATGCTTCTTTTTATTTTCCTGGACGGCCTGGTTTTTATAAGTTTTGGCAGCTTCATTTTTTCCAGGATGGTGGTGCGGCCGATAAAAGAACTGGTGAAAACTGCTGAAGTTTTTCAAGAAGGGGACAAACTGCCCGAGCCGCCCGCAGCAACGCGCAGCGAACTGGGCAAGCTTTCGCGGGCCCTGAACCGCCTGCTGGATCGTTTGGGCGAGAATCAGGAGCAGTTGCGCACTCACATTACTTCTCTGGAACAGGCTAATCTGGAGTTGCAGAGAGCCCAGAAAGAGATTCTCATGAGTGAGAAGATGGCTTCGGTCGGTCGTCTGGCTGCAGGCATTGCCCATGAGATCGGCAACCCGATCGGCATAATACTCGGTTACCTGGAGCTGTTGCGCAGAGAGGATACAGATGAAGAAGAACGATTAGAGCTGCTGGAGCGGATGGCAAAAGAAATTCAACGCATCCATCAGATCATCAGGAGACTTCTGGACTTTTGTAGACCAGGTTCGACCGAGATGGGCTCTATTTCAGTACATGGAATTCTTCTGGAAACTCTGTCCATTGTGAAGCCGCAATTCAATACCCAGGGCATAGAGACAGTTGTAGACTTGCGGGCTTCCAAGGACATGGTGTTGGCCAATGCAGATCAACTCAAACAGGTCTTTCTCAACCTGCTGGTAAATGCTGCAGACGCCATGGCGGAAACAGCAGCAA contains the following coding sequences:
- a CDS encoding HAMP domain-containing protein — translated: MRLATQVVVSLTFLMAAAMLLIGAVMIKMNQRDLLQAKVSEARLIGYFLGDMLAEQKRQQVRASSMRRNYPGLPAAPQCWQHSCWQITVIDSSGKIIHYAGDMKGDSPALISRLNLTMRLGEERILFPPAQSILPLFFPAKLVVDLPLFQNGRSIGAVHLENNLQHVRATLWRSQKLMLLFIFLDGLVFISFGSFIFSRMVVRPIKELVKTAEVFQEGDKLPEPPAATRSELGKLSRALNRLLDRLGENQEQLRTHITSLEQANLELQRAQKEILMSEKMASVGRLAAGIAHEIGNPIGIILGYLELLRREDTDEEERLELLERMAKEIQRIHQIIRRLLDFCRPGSTEMGSISVHGILLETLSIVKPQFNTQGIETVVDLRASKDMVLANADQLKQVFLNLLVNAADAMAETAARKGGHQLRLETLDVTGENSLRSASDSKPLRRHTDPPSADYRQLRQLHRTRATDWIEVRICDTGVGIVQEDLQKVFDPFFSTKEPGKGTGLGLSVSMQIVEAIGGRLQMQSTFQNGTTVIVRLPLGGSERKGDTLHCGIAVHGLKDGVQIERSKNC